Within Epilithonimonas zeae, the genomic segment AAATCTGCAAATTTTGTTTTTGGGTCAAGATTCAGAATGGCTTCACCTTGCAAAAGAGAATAATTGGTATTGAAAGTCAAATTCCCAAGTTTCAAATGTTTTTTAGTCAGTTCAAAATTGGTGGAAAAAGTATCTACAGTATGTTCTTTACCGTGACGCTTTGTGATGAAATTAAAGTTTCTGATATCCGCAAAAACATCTGCGCCTTCTACTTTTAGAGAAGTGACATTCAGGTTGACGTTTCTTGCATCCAGCCATCTTCCTGCTTCGCCCGGACTATTTTCATTAACAATACTTGCAATCCCATTGATGATATCGAATTTCATTCCCATTTTAAAGGGTTTTCTTTTCGGATCACGTGGTTTTCCATCATCAAAATTATCCACATACCGAATAAAATTACTGATGCTATCACCTTTATAAGTAATCACCCGGATGGTAGGCTCAATGATTGTAGCCTGGTTGAATTTGATATCTCTTGTATTGAAAGCTAAAGCAAACCAGTCAGAAGCTACGCGCATCTCTTTTGCTTTGACAAATTCGTAGCCCTTATAATCCTTCAAGTGCAGACCTTTGATGGTCACATCGCCGAAAAAATTGACATCGATGTCATCAATAGACATTCCCATTTTCAAGTCTTTGTTCAGAAAATCGATGGCTTGATTGGCAATGTATCTTTTGGTAATAGGAAGGTTGATGATAATCAATACCAAAGCCACCAAAGCAATAATCCCGTAAGAAACAGTGCTGAGAATTCTTAGAAAAAGAGGTCGCTTTTTCTGGCTGACAGGTTTGTCAATATGTGGTTCTTCGTTATTTGTATTTTTATTTTCTAACTTTGCCATCTATTATGAGTGCATCAATTATTTTAGGTATAGAATCTTCTTGTGACGACACTTCTGCAGCCGTTATCAGCGGTAGCAAAATCCTTTCCAATGTGGCTGCCAATCAAGAAATCCACAACGAATATGGTGGCGTTGTCCCCGAGTTGGCTTCCAGAGCGCATCAGCAAAACATCATCCCTGTCGTAGAAAAAGCATTCTCAAAAGCAAATATACAACAAAATGAGATTTGCGCGATTGGTTTCACCAGAGGTCCGGGACTTTTGGGTTCACTCTTAGTAGGAACCTCTTTTGCGAAATCTCTGGCAATGAGTTTGGACGTTCCGCTGATAGAAGTCAATCATTTACAGGCTCATATTTTGGCACATTTTATTGATGATGCCAATCCTAAACCACCCACTTTTCCGTTTTTATGTTTGACGGTTTCCGGTGGTCATACAATGATAGTTTTGGTTAAGGATTATTTCGATATGGAAATCATCGGAAAAACCATTGACGATGCTGCAGGTGAAGCGTTTGACAAAATAGGAAAAATCTTCGACCTCGATTATCCTGCCGGGCCAATTGTGGATAGATTAGCAAAAGAAGGAAATCCCGACGCTTTCAAATTCAACAAACCGAAAATGGAAGGTTATGATTATTCTTTCAGTGGGATTAAAACTTCGGTTTTATATTTTATTCAGAAAGAGGTAAGAAAGAATCCAGATTTCATCAAGGATAATATCAATGATCTTTGTGCTTCTGTTCAAAAATCGATCATCAAAATCCTAATGGATAAACTGGAAAAAGCGGCGAAAGAACTCAATATAAACGATATTGCGATTGCCGGCGGTGTTTCTGCCAATTCCGGACTTAGAAAAGCAATGGAAGAAAACCGTGAAAAATTGGGTTGGAATATCTTCATTCCAAAATTCGAATACACGACAGACAATGCCGCAATGATTGCAATGGTTGCCAAACTGAAATATGAACGTGGCGAGTTTACGGATATTAGGACAACGGCTACGGCGAAGTATGATTTGTAGAGAGATAGGTTTTAATATAAATGAGATTTTGCAATGAGAATATTCAAAATTATATTTTTCGTTTTCTTAGCAGTTCTAATTATAACATCAATAAAAACTTTCTTTTTTGCTGAATGGATTTTTACAGATAGATTGAGTTATAATCTCTTTTGGGCAATTCATTATTCATCATTTGTATTATCCTTTTTCAGCTTTTTATTAATTTTCCTAAAACAAATTACACCGAAAATTTTTTGTTCAATAGTCGCGGTTATCATTTCTTATTTCATTTTTAATTTTCAGTTTAATCCCATAGATACAAGTAAATATCCTATTGACAAAAAAATTCTGAGTGAAAGCGGAAATGAAAAAATTGTTGTTAGAGAAATGAATAAAGGAAAATCAAATGCAATATTAACGACACTATTAAAGCAAATGATATTATGATTTTCCGAAAAATCATAAAAGATTGATTGAAATTTCATTATTAACGTGTAAATATCTTTCCACTAGGCATTTTAGTAAGCTAGCCCAACTCAAATTAAACCCTATGAAATTACTACTAGAAGAAAAAATCCTCGAAAAACAAGCCAAAAAAAAATCTAAATATTATTGGATTTTGGAAACCATCACCGGTAAAACTGAAGCTTCGGTAGAATCTGAGGATTTTGATTTAATCAGTTCCGAGACAGGTTATCTTCAGGATATCAAAGAGGAAATTTTGGAAACCATCAATTCTGAAAATGTTTTCAGCTTTGCTTACGAGCCAAAAGAAGGCGACTATCTTTCTATCAAAAACAACCTGCGAAAACAGGAATATCTCAATCTGATTTTCATCAACAACACTTGGGTAGAAGAAATCTACATGTGTTCTTTACGCGAATGTGACACAGACATTTATACAACAATGAAAACAGGCGTTGCTTTAATCAGCGAGAATGAAATCGCGTTTCAAAACATCAAATAAAAATAATCCACCAGTTAACTTTAAGCATTGAATTTTAAAGTTTAAAACTTATTTTTGTATCAAAATAAAAAAGTTATGGCTTCAGGATTCTTTGCAATCTTAGACGATATCGGTGCGTTGATGGACGACATCGCAGTAACCAGCAAATTAGCAACTAAAAAAACTGCCGGAATCCTCGGAGATGACCTTGCAGTAAATGCAGAAAAAGCAACCGGATTTTTATCATCTCGCGAGATTCCTGTTCTTTGGGCAATTACCAAAGGTTCTTTCATCAATAAGCTGATTATCATCCCAATTATATTTTTACTCAAATGGCTTTATGAGCCAGCAATCACTTATATTTTGATTATTGGCGGAATTTATTTGGCTTACGAAGGTGTTGAAAAAATCATCGAATTTCTTTTTCACAGAAATAAAAAAGGACAAGAGGTTGTAGAAGAAAGCACTTTACCAGAAGAAGATGAGAAATCAGAAAAATCAAAAATCAGTTCGGCTATCAAAACCGATTTTATTTTGTCTTTGGAAATTGTGATTATCGCATTAGGAACCGTAATTGAGAAACAACATCCTCTTTTGACTCAGATTCTGAGTGTTTCTTTCGTTGCAATCATAGCAACAGTAGGCGTTTACGGAATTGTTGCTTTGATTGTCAGAATGGATGATGCCGGTTTTTTCCTAATGAAAAAGTCAGGGAACAAAGGATTTTACTCTGGTCTTGGACAAGTTTTGATTAAGGCTTTACCAATTGTCATCAAAATTCTTGGCGTTGTTGGAACTATCGCTTTGTTGTTGGTTTCCGGGGAAATTTTTCTTCATAATATCGATTATATACACCATTTGCTTCCTGAAAATATCTTTTCAAAATTCGGATTGGGGATGGTTTTTGGTCTGGCTGCGGTTTTATTGGCAACAGTTGGCAAGAAAATAATTTCAATTGTAAAACCTGCTAAAAAATAAACAATGTGAAATTTCAAAACCACATAGACACAATAGCTGTAAGAATTTTGAAATAGAAAAGTAAAAATAGCTATTTAGACTTTTTTATCCCGAAAAAACTTATGTGCCTATGTGGTTCAATATAAAATCAATATAAAATGAA encodes:
- the tsaD gene encoding tRNA (adenosine(37)-N6)-threonylcarbamoyltransferase complex transferase subunit TsaD yields the protein MSASIILGIESSCDDTSAAVISGSKILSNVAANQEIHNEYGGVVPELASRAHQQNIIPVVEKAFSKANIQQNEICAIGFTRGPGLLGSLLVGTSFAKSLAMSLDVPLIEVNHLQAHILAHFIDDANPKPPTFPFLCLTVSGGHTMIVLVKDYFDMEIIGKTIDDAAGEAFDKIGKIFDLDYPAGPIVDRLAKEGNPDAFKFNKPKMEGYDYSFSGIKTSVLYFIQKEVRKNPDFIKDNINDLCASVQKSIIKILMDKLEKAAKELNINDIAIAGGVSANSGLRKAMEENREKLGWNIFIPKFEYTTDNAAMIAMVAKLKYERGEFTDIRTTATAKYDL
- a CDS encoding DUF808 family protein; the protein is MASGFFAILDDIGALMDDIAVTSKLATKKTAGILGDDLAVNAEKATGFLSSREIPVLWAITKGSFINKLIIIPIIFLLKWLYEPAITYILIIGGIYLAYEGVEKIIEFLFHRNKKGQEVVEESTLPEEDEKSEKSKISSAIKTDFILSLEIVIIALGTVIEKQHPLLTQILSVSFVAIIATVGVYGIVALIVRMDDAGFFLMKKSGNKGFYSGLGQVLIKALPIVIKILGVVGTIALLLVSGEIFLHNIDYIHHLLPENIFSKFGLGMVFGLAAVLLATVGKKIISIVKPAKK